A region of Brevundimonas sp. NIBR10 DNA encodes the following proteins:
- a CDS encoding NADH-ubiquinone oxidoreductase-F iron-sulfur binding region domain-containing protein: protein MTRVFISRDMASVALGADEVARAFVDAGVEVVRTGSRGLFRIEPLVEVEVPDGRTGYGPVGPEDVSAVLAGTHPNRLGDVEAMPFFVGQQRFTFARCGVIDPLDMDAYAAQGGWVGLDAARAMVPAEVVAVVRDSGLRGRGGAGFPTGIKWQTVLAAPGPEKFIVCNADEGDSGTFADRLLMEGDPFCLIEGMAIAGHAVGADYGYVYIRSEYPFAVATMRDAISRSADRVAPFRLEVRVGAGAYVCGEETALLDSIEGRRGQVRAKPPLPAIKGLFGKPTVINNVLSLAAAPFILSHGASAYADVGFGRSRGTMPIQIAGNVRNGGLYEVGFGVTLGELVNGIGGGTESGRPVRAVQVGGPLGAYFPPSMFHLPFDYEAFAAAGGLIGHAGLTVFDDTVDMAGMARFAMEFCAAESCGKCTPCRIGSTRGVETVDRIIAGDRIDENLEILRDLCDTMKFGSLCALGGFTPYPVLSALEHFPEDFGGVSAFATAAE, encoded by the coding sequence ATGACGCGGGTCTTCATCAGTCGTGATATGGCCTCGGTGGCCCTGGGGGCCGACGAGGTCGCGCGCGCCTTCGTCGATGCGGGTGTGGAGGTCGTGCGGACAGGCAGCCGGGGCCTGTTCCGTATCGAACCACTGGTCGAGGTCGAGGTCCCCGACGGGCGAACCGGCTATGGCCCCGTCGGCCCCGAGGACGTCTCGGCGGTGCTGGCCGGGACGCACCCCAACCGACTCGGCGATGTCGAGGCCATGCCGTTCTTCGTGGGGCAGCAACGGTTCACCTTTGCCCGGTGCGGGGTGATCGATCCGCTCGACATGGATGCCTATGCAGCTCAAGGCGGCTGGGTCGGACTGGATGCGGCGAGGGCGATGGTGCCCGCCGAGGTCGTCGCCGTGGTGCGCGACAGTGGCCTGCGCGGTCGGGGCGGGGCGGGCTTTCCGACCGGGATCAAGTGGCAGACGGTTCTGGCCGCGCCGGGACCTGAGAAATTCATCGTCTGCAATGCCGACGAGGGCGACAGCGGCACCTTTGCGGACCGGTTGCTGATGGAGGGTGACCCCTTCTGTCTGATCGAGGGCATGGCCATCGCCGGTCACGCGGTCGGGGCGGATTACGGCTATGTCTATATCCGTTCGGAGTATCCGTTCGCCGTCGCGACGATGCGGGACGCGATCTCCAGATCGGCGGATCGCGTCGCGCCCTTCCGGCTGGAGGTCCGCGTCGGTGCCGGAGCGTACGTCTGCGGCGAGGAGACGGCCTTGCTCGACTCCATCGAGGGCAGACGGGGGCAGGTGCGGGCCAAGCCGCCGCTTCCGGCCATCAAGGGGCTGTTCGGCAAGCCGACGGTGATCAACAACGTGCTCAGCCTGGCCGCTGCGCCCTTCATTCTGAGCCATGGCGCATCAGCCTATGCCGACGTCGGCTTTGGGCGGTCACGCGGCACCATGCCCATCCAGATTGCGGGCAATGTGAGGAACGGCGGACTTTACGAGGTCGGGTTCGGCGTCACCCTCGGCGAACTGGTCAACGGCATCGGTGGGGGAACCGAGAGCGGGCGACCGGTGCGGGCGGTGCAGGTGGGCGGCCCCCTGGGCGCCTATTTCCCGCCGTCGATGTTTCATCTGCCGTTCGACTACGAGGCCTTCGCTGCGGCGGGCGGTTTGATCGGGCACGCCGGACTCACGGTCTTCGACGACACCGTGGATATGGCCGGGATGGCGCGGTTCGCGATGGAGTTTTGCGCCGCCGAAAGCTGCGGCAAATGCACCCCGTGCCGCATCGGTTCGACGCGCGGCGTCGAGACGGTAGACCGCATCATCGCGGGGGATCGCATCGACGAGAATCTCGAGATCCTGCGCGACCTTTGCGACACCATGAAGTTCGGATCGCTGTGCGCCCTCGGCGGCTTCACCCCTTATCCGGTCCTGAGCGCACTGGAGCATTTCCCTGAAGATTTCGGCGGCGTGTCTGCGTTCGCCACGGCGGCGGAGTAG
- a CDS encoding NTP transferase domain-containing protein, with amino-acid sequence MLCGGRSRRFGAEKAVAPFGDGVLMDVPLRALGSVCVALAVSARAGSGAERHASKLGVDSLRDAPGDVEGPLAGIRRGLEWASARGAHRLALAPCDAVSIEGCHYEALVDALADDETAIVAISSTGLEPLVSIWPVAAGLRVVGEAITDGLHPPIRHVLDRLGASQMGLRDYDGANVNFPQDLLQRRGPGV; translated from the coding sequence GTGCTCTGCGGCGGCCGGTCGCGGCGCTTCGGCGCGGAAAAAGCGGTGGCTCCCTTTGGTGATGGTGTCCTCATGGATGTCCCCCTACGCGCGCTTGGTTCCGTCTGCGTTGCCCTGGCTGTGTCCGCCCGGGCGGGTTCAGGGGCAGAACGCCATGCGAGTAAGTTGGGCGTCGATAGTCTCAGAGACGCTCCAGGCGACGTCGAAGGCCCCTTGGCCGGCATCCGGCGGGGCCTTGAATGGGCCTCGGCCCGCGGCGCGCATCGACTTGCGCTGGCACCCTGCGACGCCGTCAGCATTGAGGGGTGCCACTATGAGGCGCTAGTGGATGCACTCGCAGATGACGAGACGGCGATCGTCGCGATATCCAGCACAGGCCTGGAACCGCTGGTGTCGATCTGGCCTGTTGCGGCGGGCCTCAGGGTGGTGGGTGAGGCGATCACTGACGGGCTTCATCCGCCTATCCGACATGTTCTGGATCGGCTTGGTGCCTCGCAGATGGGGCTGCGCGACTATGACGGCGCGAATGTGAACTTCCCACAGGATTTGCTCCAGCGGCGCGGCCCGGGAGTCTGA
- a CDS encoding MFS transporter gives MAGSTNLLAPFATPVFRRIWLASLLTNFGILIQGVGAAWTMSKLTSDASMVAMVQTALMLPMMLFALPAGAISDMFDRRLVCILALLLAFVGAMTLSCLSFAGLLTPWILLGFCFIVGTSMALFSPAWQSSVAEQVPVEALAPAIALTGISYNVARSFGPAIGGVIVAAFGAIGAFVANAVAYVPLLIVLFLWKRKPEPARLAPETFWRAIVSGLRFIRYSPSHRLFILRTAAFGLIGGVAPALTPLIAKDLLGGGATVYGVLLGAFGLGAVAGAVVLPWIRKRCSTETASRLSAAAMAGALLLVGLSRNEALGILGMLVAGLAWTTVLTLYSISVQISAPRWVAGRALAIYQATITGGVAMGAIAWGQLVNLIGVQQALVTAASLMAASIGLGFIFRLPDLSHAPALTSLNRADPEIVLDLTLRSGPIVIEIDYVTPEANARAFYDAMQKVRRFRQGMGAYGWSIARDIADATRWTERFHSPTWNDYLHLSQRATSAGREVLEDVRGLLEPSTPVRVRRMLERPAGSVRSTDDVRDAGGSMVTPVGPRADGT, from the coding sequence ATGGCCGGTTCGACAAATCTTCTCGCGCCTTTCGCTACCCCTGTGTTCCGCCGCATCTGGCTGGCCAGTCTTCTGACCAACTTCGGCATCCTGATCCAGGGCGTTGGCGCAGCATGGACGATGAGCAAGCTGACTTCAGACGCCTCAATGGTCGCGATGGTTCAGACGGCGCTCATGCTGCCGATGATGTTGTTCGCTCTCCCTGCTGGAGCGATCTCGGACATGTTTGACCGCCGGCTCGTTTGTATTCTGGCGCTGTTGCTGGCCTTCGTGGGAGCGATGACTTTGTCATGCCTGTCATTTGCAGGACTGCTTACGCCGTGGATCCTATTGGGCTTCTGCTTCATCGTCGGTACCAGCATGGCGCTGTTCAGTCCGGCCTGGCAGTCGTCGGTCGCCGAACAGGTGCCGGTAGAGGCTCTAGCGCCCGCCATTGCCCTAACCGGGATCAGCTACAACGTGGCACGAAGCTTCGGTCCAGCCATCGGCGGGGTGATCGTCGCGGCATTTGGCGCGATTGGTGCCTTTGTGGCCAATGCGGTGGCCTATGTGCCGCTACTGATCGTGCTTTTCCTTTGGAAGCGGAAGCCTGAACCGGCTCGGTTGGCACCTGAGACTTTCTGGCGCGCCATCGTGTCGGGGCTCCGCTTCATCCGGTACTCGCCCTCGCACCGGCTGTTCATCTTGAGAACCGCCGCGTTTGGACTGATCGGCGGCGTAGCCCCGGCCCTGACGCCTCTGATCGCCAAAGACCTGCTCGGCGGTGGGGCAACTGTCTATGGCGTTCTGCTTGGGGCATTCGGACTTGGTGCCGTGGCTGGGGCTGTGGTCCTGCCCTGGATCAGGAAGCGGTGTTCGACGGAGACGGCCAGCCGCCTGTCGGCCGCGGCTATGGCGGGGGCCCTGCTGTTGGTCGGTTTGAGCCGAAACGAAGCGCTGGGCATTCTGGGGATGCTGGTCGCGGGCCTAGCCTGGACCACCGTGCTGACACTCTACAGCATTTCTGTACAGATTTCTGCGCCGCGCTGGGTCGCCGGTCGGGCGCTCGCCATCTATCAGGCCACGATCACTGGCGGCGTGGCGATGGGTGCCATCGCGTGGGGCCAGCTTGTCAATCTTATCGGTGTCCAGCAGGCGCTGGTCACGGCGGCGAGCCTGATGGCCGCTTCGATTGGGCTTGGCTTTATTTTTCGGCTGCCTGACCTGAGCCACGCGCCAGCCCTGACGTCGCTCAATCGTGCCGATCCCGAGATTGTGCTCGATCTTACCCTTCGTAGCGGCCCAATCGTGATTGAGATCGATTATGTGACGCCTGAGGCAAACGCCCGGGCCTTTTACGACGCCATGCAGAAAGTCCGTCGCTTCCGTCAGGGTATGGGAGCCTATGGCTGGTCCATCGCACGCGATATCGCCGACGCGACCCGTTGGACCGAGCGATTTCATAGCCCGACCTGGAACGACTATCTGCACTTGAGCCAGCGCGCGACCAGTGCCGGGCGCGAGGTTCTCGAGGATGTGCGGGGCCTGCTTGAGCCGTCAACGCCGGTTCGGGTCCGGCGGATGCTCGAGCGCCCTGCGGGTTCTGTTCGCTCGACTGACGACGTGCGCGATGCCGGCGGTTCCATGGTCACCCCGGTCGGCCCGCGCGCAGACGGCACATGA
- the fdhD gene encoding formate dehydrogenase accessory sulfurtransferase FdhD: MTRPPSIPVYETEQASKPTPRVSWKRHGVGTPGLRSLPEETAIAIVHDASTTAVMMATPANLEDFAIGFSLSEGVVDHIDDIRSIEVVPNDLGVEVRVWLVEGHSQKLSRRRRRLAGPTGCGLCGIESLAEAVRPIHRLAGSDMAVDADALLDAMDSLAQAQSLGRETRAVHAAGFWRAEGGLVAVREDVGRHNALDKLVGACARDMTTDGVVLLTSRVSVEMVQKAAVMGVAILCAVSAPTALALRTAQAVGMTLVAVARSDGFEIFCHPERVRLP, translated from the coding sequence TTGACCCGTCCACCGTCGATACCGGTCTATGAGACTGAACAGGCGTCGAAACCGACCCCGAGGGTATCGTGGAAGCGCCATGGCGTTGGCACGCCGGGCTTGCGATCCCTGCCGGAGGAGACCGCGATCGCGATCGTCCATGACGCCTCGACCACAGCGGTTATGATGGCGACCCCGGCCAATCTGGAGGATTTCGCGATCGGCTTCAGCCTGAGTGAGGGCGTGGTCGATCATATTGACGACATTCGTTCGATCGAGGTTGTCCCAAACGACCTCGGCGTCGAGGTCCGGGTCTGGCTCGTGGAGGGCCACAGCCAAAAGCTCTCGAGGCGGCGTCGAAGACTGGCAGGTCCGACGGGCTGTGGTCTCTGTGGCATCGAGAGCCTGGCCGAAGCCGTCCGGCCGATTCATCGCCTTGCCGGATCCGACATGGCCGTAGATGCCGATGCGCTGCTCGACGCCATGGACAGCCTTGCCCAGGCTCAGAGTCTGGGCCGAGAAACCCGGGCGGTTCACGCGGCAGGGTTCTGGAGGGCAGAGGGCGGCCTGGTCGCCGTGCGTGAGGACGTGGGGCGACACAACGCTCTGGACAAACTCGTCGGAGCTTGTGCGCGCGACATGACAACGGACGGGGTGGTTTTGTTGACCAGTCGCGTTTCCGTCGAGATGGTTCAGAAGGCTGCAGTCATGGGGGTCGCGATCTTGTGCGCCGTGTCCGCTCCGACGGCCTTGGCGCTGCGTACGGCGCAAGCTGTGGGAATGACGCTCGTAGCCGTGGCCCGGTCCGACGGGTTCGAAATCTTCTGCCACCCGGAACGGGTGCGTCTTCCGTGA
- a CDS encoding formate dehydrogenase subunit delta, translating into MSSTLDKLIRSANQIAAEFEHQQPGNATDAVWDHLWHFWDPRMVAMIVAHEAKGGADLSTAARAAVVKLAGGRMPISQTQATAFGPAADGEVPADAG; encoded by the coding sequence ATGAGCAGCACGCTCGACAAGCTGATCCGCAGCGCCAACCAGATCGCCGCCGAGTTCGAGCACCAGCAGCCCGGCAATGCGACCGATGCAGTCTGGGATCACCTCTGGCATTTCTGGGACCCGCGGATGGTCGCCATGATCGTCGCTCACGAGGCTAAGGGCGGGGCCGACCTGTCGACCGCGGCCCGGGCCGCCGTGGTGAAACTCGCCGGGGGACGTATGCCGATTTCCCAGACCCAGGCGACCGCCTTCGGACCCGCTGCCGACGGAGAGGTGCCGGCTGATGCAGGGTGA
- the fdhF gene encoding formate dehydrogenase subunit alpha, which produces MAYAREIDLGTKPAPQSAPLVDIVIDGQTVSVPEGTSLMRAAALMGATIPKLCATDSLEAFGSCRLCLVEVEGRAGYPASCTTPAASGMVVRTQTEKLKTLRRGVMELYISDHPLDCLTCAANGDCELQDQAGAVGLREVRYAPTPANHLGQAKDTSNPYFDFDPSKCIVCSRCVRACDEVQGTFALTIQGLGFGSKVAASQGEDFFGSECVSCGACVQACPTATLIEKKVVEVGTPDTSVVTTCAYCGVGCTFRAEMRGEELVRMVPWKEGKANRGHSCVKGRFAWGYANHQERILNPMIRASIDEPWREVSWAEAFTHTASEFRRIQETYGKSSVGGITSSRCTNEETFLVQKLVRAGFGNNNVDTCARVCHSPTGYGLKTTFGTSAGTQDFDSVMASDVVVVIGANPTDGHPVFASRLKRRLRVGARLIVIDPRRTDIVRSPHVEADHHLPLRPGTNVAVLTAMAHVIVTEGLSDEAFIRERCDLSEYADWAEFVSDPRHAPESTEPLTGVAAAEVRAAARLFATGGNGAIYYGLGVTEHSQGSTTVMAIANLAMVTGNIGRDGVGVNPLRGQNNVQGACDMGSFPHELSGYRHVSDDAARAMFKDLWGTELDHAPGLRIPNMLDAAVDGTFKGLYIQGEDILQSDPDTRHVSAGLAAMECVVVQDLFLNETANYAHVFLPGSTFLEKDGTFTNAERRIQRVRKVMTPRNGLADWEVTQGLAQALGYDMAYDHPSQIMDEIAALTPSFAGVSYDRLETLGSVQWPCNAAAPEGTPIMHMDGFVRGRGKFVRTEYVPTEERTGPRFPLLLTTGRILSQYNVGAQTRRTENSRWHTEDRLEIHPHDAEQRGIVDGDWVRVASRAGETSVRAELTDRVAPGVVYTTFHHPGTQANVVTTDNSDWATNCPEYKVTAVQVGKSNGPSDWQASYTVLSHRSRRIQPVAAAE; this is translated from the coding sequence ATGGCCTATGCGCGCGAGATCGACCTCGGGACCAAGCCCGCCCCGCAGTCTGCGCCCCTGGTGGACATCGTGATCGACGGACAGACCGTCAGCGTACCCGAAGGTACGTCCCTGATGCGGGCGGCGGCCTTGATGGGCGCAACGATCCCGAAACTCTGCGCCACCGACAGTCTGGAAGCGTTCGGGTCGTGTCGCCTGTGTCTCGTCGAGGTCGAGGGTCGGGCGGGCTATCCGGCCTCCTGCACCACCCCCGCCGCCTCCGGAATGGTGGTCCGCACACAGACCGAGAAGCTCAAGACGTTGCGACGCGGGGTGATGGAACTCTATATCTCCGACCACCCGCTGGACTGTCTGACCTGCGCCGCCAACGGCGACTGCGAGCTGCAGGATCAGGCAGGGGCCGTGGGCCTGCGCGAGGTCCGGTACGCTCCGACGCCCGCCAACCACCTGGGCCAGGCCAAGGACACGTCAAACCCCTATTTCGACTTCGACCCGTCCAAATGCATCGTTTGCTCACGATGCGTCCGCGCCTGCGACGAGGTCCAGGGCACCTTCGCGCTGACGATCCAGGGCCTGGGGTTCGGCAGCAAGGTCGCGGCCAGCCAGGGCGAGGACTTTTTCGGCAGCGAATGCGTGTCCTGCGGTGCCTGCGTCCAGGCCTGTCCGACCGCCACCCTCATCGAGAAGAAGGTGGTCGAGGTCGGCACGCCCGACACCTCGGTGGTCACCACCTGTGCCTATTGCGGCGTCGGCTGCACCTTCCGCGCCGAGATGCGCGGCGAGGAACTGGTGCGGATGGTCCCGTGGAAGGAGGGCAAGGCCAACCGTGGCCATTCCTGCGTCAAGGGCCGGTTCGCCTGGGGCTATGCCAACCATCAGGAGCGCATCCTGAATCCGATGATCCGCGCCTCGATCGACGAGCCGTGGCGCGAAGTCAGCTGGGCCGAGGCCTTCACCCACACGGCGTCGGAATTCCGGCGGATCCAGGAGACCTATGGCAAGTCGTCGGTCGGCGGCATCACCTCGTCGCGCTGCACCAACGAAGAGACCTTCCTAGTCCAGAAGCTGGTCCGGGCAGGCTTCGGCAACAACAACGTCGATACCTGCGCACGGGTCTGTCATTCGCCGACCGGCTATGGCCTGAAAACGACGTTTGGCACCTCTGCAGGGACGCAGGATTTCGACAGTGTGATGGCCTCCGATGTGGTCGTCGTCATCGGGGCCAATCCGACCGACGGCCATCCGGTGTTCGCCTCGCGGCTCAAGCGCAGGCTTCGCGTGGGCGCGCGGCTGATCGTGATCGATCCGCGCCGGACCGATATCGTCCGGTCGCCGCATGTGGAGGCAGATCATCACCTGCCGCTGCGACCCGGCACCAATGTCGCGGTGCTGACCGCCATGGCCCATGTCATCGTCACGGAAGGGCTCAGCGACGAGGCCTTTATCCGCGAACGCTGCGACCTGTCCGAATACGCCGACTGGGCCGAGTTCGTGTCCGATCCGCGCCATGCGCCCGAGTCCACCGAGCCCCTGACGGGTGTCGCGGCGGCCGAGGTCCGTGCGGCGGCCCGGCTGTTCGCCACGGGTGGCAACGGTGCGATCTACTACGGTCTGGGCGTCACCGAACATAGCCAGGGCTCGACCACGGTCATGGCGATCGCCAACCTGGCCATGGTCACCGGCAACATCGGTCGCGACGGTGTTGGGGTGAATCCGTTACGTGGCCAGAACAACGTTCAGGGGGCCTGCGATATGGGCAGTTTCCCGCACGAGCTTTCGGGTTATCGCCATGTCTCGGACGACGCGGCGCGGGCGATGTTCAAGGACCTGTGGGGCACCGAGCTGGATCACGCGCCTGGCCTGCGTATCCCGAACATGCTCGACGCTGCCGTCGATGGCACGTTCAAGGGACTCTATATCCAGGGCGAGGACATCCTGCAGTCCGACCCGGATACCCGCCATGTCTCGGCGGGGCTGGCAGCGATGGAATGCGTGGTGGTCCAGGATCTGTTCCTGAACGAGACCGCCAACTACGCCCATGTCTTCCTGCCCGGCTCGACCTTCCTGGAAAAGGACGGCACCTTCACCAATGCCGAACGCCGTATCCAGCGGGTCCGCAAGGTCATGACGCCACGGAACGGACTGGCCGACTGGGAGGTGACGCAAGGTCTGGCCCAGGCACTGGGTTACGACATGGCCTATGATCATCCGTCGCAGATCATGGACGAGATTGCGGCCCTGACGCCGTCCTTCGCCGGCGTTTCCTACGACCGTCTGGAGACCCTGGGCTCGGTGCAGTGGCCCTGCAACGCGGCCGCGCCCGAGGGCACGCCGATCATGCATATGGACGGCTTCGTGCGCGGGCGCGGCAAGTTCGTTCGCACAGAGTATGTACCGACGGAGGAACGCACGGGGCCACGATTCCCTCTGTTGCTGACGACGGGCCGCATTCTCAGCCAGTACAATGTCGGGGCCCAGACCCGCCGGACCGAGAACAGCCGCTGGCACACTGAGGACCGACTCGAAATCCATCCCCATGACGCCGAACAGCGCGGAATCGTTGATGGCGACTGGGTCCGGGTCGCCAGTCGTGCGGGCGAGACCTCGGTGCGGGCCGAACTCACCGATCGGGTCGCACCGGGCGTCGTCTACACGACCTTCCACCACCCCGGGACCCAGGCCAATGTGGTCACGACCGACAATTCCGATTGGGCTACCAACTGCCCCGAATACAAGGTCACCGCGGTCCAGGTGGGCAAGTCCAACGGCCCGTCGGACTGGCAGGCGAGCTACACCGTGCTCTCGCACCGGTCGCGCCGCATCCAGCCGGTGGCAGCTGCCGAATGA
- a CDS encoding formate dehydrogenase subunit gamma, with the protein MLIIDWKPRFDGGVPARQSGRMGRKDRPIERPAVQADPIFAPTVDRLKATLGVDRGMLLPWLHAVQAEFGYIDDRIVPVVADALNLSRADVHGVVTFYHDFRRQPAGRHVVRLCRAESCQARGGKAIERAAVQKLGVAMGNTRADGQVSLEPVYCLGLCATGPNALVDGMPVSRIDAARLDRLIDQVNA; encoded by the coding sequence TTGCTTATCATCGATTGGAAACCGCGATTTGACGGTGGTGTGCCGGCGCGGCAGTCCGGTCGGATGGGACGCAAAGACAGACCGATTGAACGACCGGCTGTTCAAGCGGACCCGATCTTCGCGCCGACGGTCGACCGGCTGAAGGCGACGCTGGGTGTTGATCGCGGCATGCTGCTGCCTTGGCTGCATGCCGTGCAAGCCGAGTTCGGCTACATCGACGACCGCATCGTTCCGGTAGTCGCTGATGCACTGAATTTGAGTCGGGCCGACGTCCACGGCGTGGTGACCTTTTATCACGATTTCCGCCGTCAGCCGGCCGGGCGCCACGTCGTTCGCCTGTGCCGGGCCGAAAGCTGTCAGGCGCGAGGGGGTAAGGCAATCGAGCGGGCGGCGGTGCAGAAGCTGGGCGTGGCGATGGGGAACACCCGGGCCGACGGGCAGGTGTCGCTGGAGCCGGTCTATTGTCTGGGTCTGTGCGCCACGGGTCCCAACGCCCTGGTCGACGGCATGCCGGTGTCCCGGATCGACGCGGCGCGGCTCGACCGGTTGATCGACCAGGTGAACGCATGA
- a CDS encoding LysR family transcriptional regulator — MQLRLLEYFVVLAREGHFARAAAACSVTQPALSAGLLTLEDLLGRRLVDRDRRFIGLTADGAAILPWAQQIVAMLDGLHQTAEADTGPLRGDLRLGAIPASMPVIGPLVRALRAGHPDLTVSVRSLTSREIERGLAAFELDAGVTYLDHEPPAQVVSVPLYSERAVFLAQAGSRPTDAAGISVGEALSYPLCLLHEGMQNRRILDAHLAERGLAVHPRATADSYVALIVLVESGVYASIVPDVYASLLPTDLWARVVQFDDPLPSSRVGLIISDRSPTSRLAKAAALAARGLALAPKFSPP; from the coding sequence ATGCAACTGCGACTGCTCGAATATTTCGTAGTCCTGGCCCGAGAGGGGCATTTCGCTCGGGCGGCGGCGGCATGCAGTGTGACCCAACCCGCACTGTCGGCGGGTCTGCTGACGTTGGAAGATCTGCTGGGAAGGCGGCTTGTCGATCGGGACCGGCGCTTCATCGGCCTGACGGCGGACGGTGCGGCCATTCTGCCCTGGGCCCAGCAGATCGTTGCCATGCTGGATGGGCTGCACCAGACGGCCGAGGCCGATACGGGGCCACTGCGAGGCGACTTGCGGCTGGGTGCGATCCCCGCATCCATGCCGGTCATCGGCCCACTCGTGCGGGCGTTGAGGGCTGGGCATCCGGACCTGACCGTCTCTGTGCGCTCGCTGACCTCCCGCGAGATCGAGCGGGGCCTGGCCGCGTTCGAGCTGGACGCCGGGGTCACCTATCTCGACCACGAGCCGCCGGCCCAGGTTGTCAGCGTGCCGTTGTATTCCGAGCGCGCAGTGTTTCTTGCCCAAGCGGGCAGCCGCCCGACCGACGCCGCGGGCATTTCCGTAGGTGAGGCCCTGTCATATCCCCTGTGCCTGCTCCACGAAGGGATGCAGAACCGCAGAATACTGGACGCCCATCTCGCTGAACGGGGTCTGGCGGTACATCCCCGCGCGACGGCGGATTCATATGTGGCCTTGATTGTTCTGGTCGAGAGCGGCGTTTATGCGTCGATCGTGCCGGATGTCTACGCCAGCCTTCTGCCGACGGACCTGTGGGCGCGAGTGGTTCAGTTCGACGATCCATTGCCCTCTAGCAGGGTCGGCCTGATCATCTCGGATCGTTCACCGACCAGTCGGTTGGCCAAGGCCGCAGCACTTGCCGCGCGAGGCCTCGCCCTCGCGCCGAAATTTTCTCCACCATGA